A DNA window from Deinococcus humi contains the following coding sequences:
- a CDS encoding glycoside hydrolase family 43 protein encodes MTLRPRQGASIPVSDLQRASHPQRALTLHRGRASGPAGAVPPRRLREQDEINVPESAALELIDQPRPSKRHTLSRSLLPQDLPDPCVVRADGVYWVYTTNSVTMGNVPLLRTGDLQQTLTYVCDAMPTLPAWAQRGLTWAPEVTRLPNGGFALYFTARLIGTGVQVIGCALSDSPQGPFIAADRPMIEMRALGGAIDAGTLVREDGTAYLYWKNDGNAVGLPTTLWGAQLSPCGRFIGCARPLLGASHEWECELVEAPQVIEEGDHFHLIYACGEYDNASYAQGHAVGASPLGPFRKSTEPLLATVGALHGPGHACAFRDHAGEWHLMYHAWTRGAVGYKAKGKRTLRLSRLRIQGERVWTEG; translated from the coding sequence ATGACCCTACGTCCCCGCCAAGGCGCTTCTATCCCGGTCTCCGATCTGCAGCGCGCCTCGCACCCCCAGCGCGCTCTGACCCTCCATAGAGGACGGGCCAGCGGCCCAGCAGGCGCGGTGCCGCCACGCCGCCTGCGCGAACAGGATGAGATCAATGTTCCTGAAAGCGCGGCGCTGGAACTCATCGATCAGCCGCGCCCCTCCAAGCGCCACACGCTGTCACGCTCACTGTTGCCCCAGGATCTGCCGGATCCCTGCGTCGTGCGCGCGGACGGAGTGTACTGGGTGTACACCACCAACTCGGTGACCATGGGGAACGTCCCGCTGCTCCGCACCGGCGATCTGCAGCAAACCCTGACGTACGTCTGCGACGCCATGCCAACGTTGCCCGCCTGGGCGCAGCGTGGGTTGACCTGGGCGCCTGAGGTGACGCGGCTGCCGAACGGCGGCTTCGCCCTCTACTTCACAGCGCGGCTGATCGGGACCGGGGTGCAGGTCATCGGCTGCGCCCTGTCCGACTCGCCGCAGGGGCCGTTCATCGCCGCGGATCGGCCGATGATCGAGATGCGTGCGCTGGGTGGGGCCATCGACGCGGGCACCCTGGTACGTGAGGACGGCACGGCCTACCTCTACTGGAAAAACGACGGCAACGCAGTCGGCCTCCCCACCACGCTATGGGGCGCCCAGCTCTCCCCATGCGGGCGCTTCATAGGGTGTGCTCGTCCGCTGCTGGGGGCAAGCCATGAGTGGGAATGCGAGCTGGTCGAGGCGCCGCAGGTGATCGAAGAAGGGGATCATTTTCACCTGATCTATGCCTGCGGCGAGTACGACAACGCCAGCTACGCGCAGGGTCATGCGGTCGGCGCGAGCCCGCTGGGGCCATTCAGGAAGTCGACAGAGCCGCTCCTGGCAACTGTTGGAGCGCTTCACGGACCGGGACATGCGTGCGCCTTCCGAGATCACGCGGGAGAGTGGCACCTGATGTACCACGCGTGGACCCGGGGCGCGGTCGGCTACAAGGCCAAGGGGAAACGCACCCTGCGCCTGTCACGTCTGCGGATCCAGGGCGAGCGGGTCTGGACCGAGGGCTGA
- a CDS encoding RNA polymerase sigma factor — protein sequence MTDELTLMLRLRHGDEDALTELYGQLGGHVYALAWRLLGDREEAQEVLQDTFDRLFRRAHQYRPELGSPRAFVYTVARNEALSRLRARGARPVLDSDEALLGEMPSPSSGPDLDTRMVVHGALERLSVHDQTLIHDSFFLGLSHGEIASAHALPLGTVKTRVRRALARMRRTLEGS from the coding sequence ATGACGGATGAACTGACCCTGATGCTACGGCTGCGCCACGGAGACGAGGACGCGCTGACTGAGTTGTATGGCCAGTTGGGTGGGCATGTGTATGCCCTGGCCTGGCGCCTGCTGGGGGACCGCGAGGAGGCGCAGGAGGTGCTACAGGATACGTTTGACCGCCTTTTCCGCCGGGCCCACCAGTACCGGCCCGAACTGGGGTCGCCGCGCGCCTTCGTGTACACGGTTGCCCGCAACGAGGCCCTCAGCCGCCTACGGGCCCGTGGAGCGCGCCCTGTTCTGGACAGCGATGAGGCCCTGCTTGGCGAGATGCCCTCTCCCAGTTCTGGCCCCGATCTGGACACCCGCATGGTGGTGCACGGCGCGCTGGAGCGCCTGTCAGTGCATGACCAGACGTTGATCCACGATTCCTTCTTTCTGGGCCTCAGTCACGGTGAAATTGCAAGCGCACATGCCCTGCCGCTGGGCACCGTGAAAACGCGGGTGCGCCGCGCCCTGGCGAGAATGCGCCGCACCCTGGAGGGTTCATGA